From the Anas platyrhynchos isolate ZD024472 breed Pekin duck chromosome 37, IASCAAS_PekinDuck_T2T, whole genome shotgun sequence genome, the window GGCCGGGAACGCGGAGGTCgcagggggggctgggggggcccgCAGCACCGTGGAGGTGAGCgccgggctgaggggggggctggggccctgccaggtctctggggggggggggtggcacaAAAGTGGGGGGGGACAATGTgagacccccccacacacaggGTTTGTCCCCAAGGACCCCCCCAATTTGTCACCTCCCTCCCTTGGGGGGGGAGTgcagggacaaggggggggacacggggacaaggGAGGGGGAAATTGTGAGGGGGCACAAtgggggggttctgggggggtgCTGCGCCCCCCGTCACCTTGGGGGGACTCAGGGGGTTGCAGGGAGCGGTGGTAGGCGGCCAGGGGGGGCCACGGGGACCGCTCTGGGGGGGTcatccccagctgctggcagctctgctgcaggtgggtcagcctggggggggggcaaaaattagggggaccccaaatccacccccccagggcccccaaATTTTCCTCCaagaaccccaaatccccccctgcaccccaaatcccccccaggacccaaccccctccccaggaaccccatatccccatacaaggaccccaaatccccctccaggaaccccaaatcccccccaaatcccccccaggaaccccaaatcccccccccggggaccccaaatctccccaaaatccccccccaaggATTGGGGCCCGGTGACCCTCTAAGGACCAGGTGACCCTATAAGGACAGGGTGACCCTATAGGACCAGGTGACCCTGTAGGGACCAGGTGATCCTATAGCACTGAGTGACCCTATAGGGTTGGGACCAGCTGACCCTATAGGATTGGGGCCAGGTGGCCCTAAAAGGACCAGGGGACCCTAAAGGACCAGCTGACCCTATAGGATTGGGGTCAGGTGACCCTATAGGGCCGGCTGACCCTATAGGGCCTGCGCTCACCCTCTCCAGCCGCGCGGTGCAGTAGACGCTGAGCTCgaagcagctcagcacctccagcagcggCGTCACCTTCTCCTCGTCCGCCAAAAACTTTTTGGGGGGGTCACAAGGGGTGACGGGGGGGGTCAcccgggtgtcccccccccaaaaaaatgtcCCCGAGGCCCCCCCGGGGTCCCCTCACCTTGGCCAGCAGCCGGGGCAGGATGGGGGCCAGGCAGAGGCTGAGCCGCGAGCGCTGCTCCGTCACCGGCGCCTCCCCTTGGGGGGCGCCTGGGGGGGACACAGGTGACAATGCCGACAATGACCCCGCCTGGGACAATGACACCCCCCCGGGGGACAATGACATCCCCCCGGGGTCACTGATACCCCATCATGTGGCACTGACCCCCCCCAGGTGACAGCGACCCCCCAAAGGGGACACTGAGACACCCCCTTAGGGACAATGAGCCCCCCAAGTGAcaataacccccccccccagagtgACAATGAGCACCCCAAGGTGAcactgacccccccccccaggtaaCAATAACCCCCCCTTGGGGACACTAACCCCCCTAAGTGacaatgacaaactcccaaccgaccctgaacgtgtgcgggatttgctactccacctggatccctacaagtccatgggtccggatgggattcatccccgggtgctgaaagagctggcggacgtcatcgcggaacctctctcaattatttttcaacgatcctgggaatctggagaggtcccggtagactggaagctggcaaatgttgtgccgattttcaagaagggtcagaaagaagaccctagcaattacaggcctgtcagtctcacgtcagtgcctggtaaaatcatggagaagatggttctcgaacttattgaggcgcacctgggggacagaGCAGTCATTGGtgccagccagcatgggtttgtgaaaggtaggtcctgcctaactaacctgattgccttttatgataagatcacccgtatggtggaccaagggaaaccagctgatgcgatttttttggacttcagcaaggcttttgacacggtttcccataggatcctactggacaaaatgtccaccatacagctaaataaaaacatcatacgatgggtgagcaattggctaacgggcagggcccaaagggttatggtgaatggcgctgcgtcaggctggcgggcggtcaccagtggggtccctcaaggctccattttagggccggtacttttcaatatttttataaacgatctggatgtaggaatagaaggtattttgagcaagtttgccgatgacaccaaacttggaggagttgtggactctgttgagggtggaaaggcctcgcagagggatctggataggttggagagctgggcgatcaccaaccgcatgaagttcaagaagagcaactgccgggtcctgcacctgggacggggaaaccccggctgcacgtacagactgggcgatgagacgctggagagcagccccgcagagagggatctgggggtcgtggtagacagcaagttgaatatgaggcagcagtgtgccctggcagccaggagggccaactgtgtcctggggtgcatcaagcattgctagtaggtcgagggaggtgattgtcccgctctactctgcgctggtgcggcctcacctcgagtactgtgtgcagttctgggcaccacagtataaaaaggacatgaaactgttggagagtgtccagaggagggctacgaagatggtgaaaggcctggaggggaagacgtacgaggaacggctgagggcactgggcctgttcagcctggagaagaggaggctgaggggagacctcatcgcagtctacaacttcctcgtaagggggtgtcgagaggcaggagaccttttctccattaacagcagtgacaggacccgcgggaacgcgggtaagctgaggcaggggaaatttaggcttgacatcaggagggggttcttcacagagagggtggttgcacactggaacaggctccccagggaagtggtcactgcaccgagcctgtctgaatataagaagagattggactgggcacttagtcacatggtcggaacttttgggtagacctatgcggtgtcaagagttggacttgatgatccttaagggtcccttccaactcaggatattctatgattctatgattctatgattctatgattctatgattctatgacgtCACAGTGGTGACAAGATGGCTGCATCACAGAGGTGATAAAACGGCAACAGTGCACAAAACTAAAGTATCAGGGACACAAGGGACAAAATGCTGCAGTCACAAAAGGGACAAAATGGAGGGGACGCAAAGGGATGAAGTGGCGGGGACGCAAGGGGACAAAATGGCAGCGTCACACTGGTGACAAGAAGGCCGCCTCACAGAGGAGACAAGATGGCCGCCTCACAGAGGAGACAAGATGGCGGCATCCCCACACCACCACACATCCCCCAGTACCTCGCTGAAGGTCTCGGTCAGCCGCTGGATGATCTCGGTGTTCTGCTGCTCCCGCAGCATGGCCAGCGTCACCGTGCCTGCCGGGAGGGGACACGGCGGGTGACGGGGACGTCCCCcgggggggtgacagggggacggggagcggggcggccgcACCTCGGCAGCCGCAGGAGCGGACGATGAAGTTGACGAGCTCCAGGAAGGCCGGCTCCCGGTCCCGCTTgtagccctgcagccactcgtCCACCGCCACCTGTGGGCACAGTGACACGTGGTGACACGTGGTGACATGTGGTGGCCTGTGGTGGAACGTGGTGACATGTGGTGGAACATGGTGTCATGTGGTGGGACATGGCGTGTGGTGGCACGTGGTGACGTGTGGTGGCACGTGGAGGTATGTTGTGGCTCGTGGTGGCATGTGGTGGCTCGTGGTGACATGTGGTGACATGTGGTGGCTCGTGGTGGCACGTAGTGACATGTGGTGGCGCCACATTTGAgcaaatgcccccccccccccccccccatgtccccttccCAAGGTGGacacgtccccgtgtccctttGGGAGCTGGTTTTGCTCGCGTGTCCCTTTATCCCTGtgtgtccctgtgccccccaacatgtccccatgtcccccccgtgtccccccctgtccccgtgtcACCTCGATGGCCACCCTGCCCTCCATGACGGCCTGGTAGAGGACGTTCTCCTCCGGGCTGCTCCTGTCCTCGCTGGGCTCCCTCCGGGGACGTTTGGGGACCTGCGGAGGTGACACGGGGGTGACAAGGGAGGGCACGGctttggggacggggggggggacaaagggGACACGTACAGGGCAGAGGCGGGTGCTgggcccccccccgagccccccggttCTGCTGCAGGGAGGCCTCCAAGTCGCTGCCGGAGTCGTTGTCAttgtcactgctgctggtggctctgcggggacagtggggacagcAATGGGGGGCTGTTgtcacctccccccccaaaaaaaaaaaaaaaaaaaaaaacaaaaaaaaactcacgtcctggggggggagctggggggcggGTCCTGGGGACGAGCTGGGCCCCTTGATGACCTGGTGACAgcagcgctggggggggggacagaggttGGGGGGGCGTTGGGGGCCCCCCCTTTTGGGGAAGGCCCCCCTCAGGTCCTGCAgaatggggacgtgggggggcaAACACCCCCCATGAGTCGTTTGGAGGGGTCCTGAgcccccaaacaccccctgaGGTTACATGTGGGGGGTCCCGAGATCCCCCAGAGTAATATTGGGGGGGGCAAACCCCCCCAGGGTCActtggggttggggggtcccAAGACCCCAAGGACCCCGTAGGGTTACACGGGGGGGGGCCCAAAGCCCCCCAGAGTcacactggggggggggccaGAGCCCCTCAAGGTCacttggggggggtcccaaggccgcaatcccccccctccccggggccATTTCGGGGAGGGGTCCCAAGGCTCTCAACCACTGGCTGGGGTCACACTGGGGGGGTCCCAACACCCCAACCCACCTCAAAGACgcgtggggggggtcccaaagcCCTATAAAATCCCCGAGGGTCATATGGGGAGGGTGCCAAGGCCCCAAAACGCCCTTGagaaacggggggggggggggcaagacACCCaatcccccccccggggccttttgggggggtcccaaggccccaaagccccctctgaacaatttgggggggtcccaaggccCCGcaacccccccccggggccattTGGGGGGGGCCTTAaggccccaaagcccccccgggGTCAAGTGGAGGGGGCCTAAAGCCATGCCAGGGCCATTTTGGGGGGATCCCAAGGCACCAAATCCCCCCCCGAacaatttgggggggtcccaggacCCCCGACCCCCTCCCAGGACCATTTGGGGGTAGTCCCAGGTCCCCAGAGCTCCCCCCGGGGCCATTTGGGGGGGGCCTTAaggccccaaagcccccccgggGTCACATGGAGGGGGCCTAAAGCCCCTCCggggccattttggggggatcccaaggccccaaatccccccctgaacaatttgggggggtcccaggacCCCTGACCCCCTCCCGGGAccatttggggggggtcttaggtccccagagccccccccagggccatttgggggggtcccaaggccCCTCAAGGCCCTTCAATTCCTCCCTGGGATCACACTGGGGGTGGTCCCAAGCCCCCCCCGGGGTCACGTGAGGGGGGCtctccccaccccagccccccccccccccccgtgtgccACCGTGTGCCACCAGGTGCCACCATGTGTCACCACATGTTACCACGTGTCACCACGTGTCACCACGTGTCACCACGTGTCACTGTGCCCGCAGGTGGCGGTGGACGAGTGGTTGCAGGGCTACAAGCGGGACCGGGAGCCGGCCTTCCTGGAGCTCGTCAACTTCATCGTCCGCTCCTGCGGCTGCCGAGGTgcggccgccccgctccccgtccccctgtcacccccccgGGGGACGTCCCCGTCACCCGCCGTGTCCCCTCCCGGCAGGCACGGTGACGCTGGCCATGCTGCGGGAGCAGCAGAACACCGAGATCATCCAGCGGCTGACCGAGACCTTCAGCGAGGTACTGGGGGATGTGTGGTGGTGTGGGGATGCCGCCATCTTGTCTCCTCTGTGAGGCGGCCATCTTGTCACCAGTGTGACGCTGCCATCTTGTCCCCTTGCATCCCCACCACTTCATCCCTTTGCGTCCCCTCCATTTTGTCCCTTTTGTGACTGCAGCATTTTGTCCCTTGTGTCCCTGATACTTTAGTTTTGTGCACTGTTGCCGTTTTATCACCTCTGTGAGGCAGCCATCTTGTCACCACTGTGAcgtcatagaatcgtagaatcatagaatatcctgagttggaagggacccttaaggatcatcaagtccaactcttgacaccgcataggtctacccaaaagttccgaccatgtgactaagtgcccagtccaatctcttcttatattcagacaggctcggtgcagtgaccacttccctggggagcctgttccagtgtgcaaccaccctctctgtgaagaaccccctcctgatgtcaagcctaaatttcccctgcctcagcttacccgcgttcccgcgggtcctgtcactgctgttaatggagaaaaggtctcctgcctctcgacacccctgTAATACATACACCAtagatgtttgttcattgtcctttgtattataaaacaaaGAGTTTTATTTGAGGAGCAGGTGTTGCGAAGgtttcctgctgaagtaaggagctgtataatgcttagctagacactatgaaaattccattgcttaatgtaacaaaaaaagaatcctctccccttccctccttctgcatctcagtagcctcttttgttcagaaaacacagctgcaaagttcatgtaaccattttctgataagttgttaaactagtgtatcaacaccctgccttcctgtctcacgctgggccaacatgaccaaataaagaaagaagttgaaccacaacgccgaggaagactacggccccttcatcttcacgaccaccagagggacagagacgaccccctagcaacagtgcgcgcagtcgcagaacatacccggacgtgctgcgtaatcctgaaatcaccaagatataaaaagggaccctgggggggggtgaggtgcgcgccgttggtggagccgagactccccggccgcccagcgctgttttgcttgctgttgcttactcaataaattcctttctattattaaagcaatgctctctgaaaaattaattaagaggGAGCTTATAAcaacccccttacgaggaagttgtagactgcgatgaggtctcccctcagcctcctcttctccaggctgaacaggcccagtgccctcagccgttcctcgtacgtcttcccctccaggcctttcaccatcttcgtagccctcctctggacactctctaacagtttcatgtcctttttatactgtggtgcccagaactgcacatacctattgtttttttccattagggagtcaatctgtggaggggaaaggggaggatattttttcttacttgattactctccctttctccttcaccacccctgtatcctcctggatcactctgccttcctccttcaccaccctcttatcccccgagcttgtcacaatagctctccaagatattgaatatccttgggatactcagaccaccatagtcttgttgttctgcctcctgaatgcacttcagattctgcttaaagttaaacaacttcttaggaagctcatccggagatctgcccggaggcagtatagttgtgggtggcagggaggatGGGAGGAtgtgggcaggcatctagagcagttggcacctccagtgttttggaaattcacccctgaacaactgcaaaatcctcaaaaactggcagaatgcttgaaaaaaaggtgccatgattctggcagttccaaagtaacacaaatcattgtaacgtgctggggcctggctcatgcct encodes:
- the LOC113840495 gene encoding cohesin subunit scc-3-like, which codes for MAASQRRQDGGIPTPPHIPQYLAEGLGQPLDDLGVLLLPQHGQRHRACREGTRRVPKRPRREPSEDRSSPEENVLYQAVMEGRVAIEVAVDEWLQGYKRDREPAFLELVNFIVRSCGCRGTVTLAMLREQQNTEIIQRLTETFSEHFVPCVPDTLVLCTVAVLSPL